A genomic segment from Nematostella vectensis chromosome 6, jaNemVect1.1, whole genome shotgun sequence encodes:
- the LOC5519893 gene encoding nucleolar protein 16: MNGIRARHSRRNKRPNSTRMGQKRKKKHKKIVKIMNSTLSKRWDHSKTLKQNFQELGLVSDVNMALPIQKKKKREDDNEKMEVEKSPTDVVQEFETLAANEVKKERRIAPGEAQFVWKLIQKHGEDYKAMSKDKENYYQHTPKQLKRKCEAFLRSSQDFSEYLKDA, from the exons ATGAATGGTATACGTGCAAGGCATTCTAGGCGTAATAAGAGACCGAATTCTACGAGAATGGGccagaaaaggaaaaagaagcaTAAAAAGATCGTAAAGATAATGAA CTCTACCTTATCCAAGCGCTGGGATCACAGCAAGACACTAAAACAGAACTTCCAGGAGCTTGGCCTAGTGAGTGATGTCAATATGGCATTACCAATCCAAAAAAAG AAGAAAAGAGAGGATGACAATGAAAAAATGGAGGTAGAAAAATCACCTACCGATGTAGTACAAG AGTTTGAGACCCTTGCAGCAAATGAAGTGAAAAAAGAGCGGCGCATTGCACCTGGGGAGGCTCAGTTTGTGTGGAAACTGATACAGAAACATGGTGAAGACTACAAG GCCATGTCAAAAGACAAGGAGAACTATTACCAGCATACTCCCAAACAGCTCAAGCGCAAGTGTGAAGCATTTCTAAGATCAAGTCAGGACTTTAGTGAATACCTCAAAGATGCATGA
- the LOC5519894 gene encoding serine/arginine repetitive matrix protein 1 isoform X1 yields the protein MERGARTRPLPLTTENLKKFEKQFQNEDSGAGIRRRVPQRTAADGRSAKRSTGSWRSRGKKQAERGATITKMSNRAPTQHRRRSSNESFYRPARESVRRNPEGMSRNPSTVPTPRKPPVQYIKYTEEDLDDYIPYEDPKKMAEKEAAKRAMEEAGNKVVEEDSDAYVTSTAPSTPVTPAPRKKAYSTTDGSVRTSSSADSGDDDLDEILGDEDDDDDEEEEDEDKETTTRLGTTTPGNKSQISEKGRQSGKSQLSKQSRLSGKSQMSKKSRASRTSQISRQSSVVESVSSIPTIASVHESVISVDEKPPSVASSVPSYVLNKNEFAMKKFANEQERKRAKAGRSLTPESSISAFSNGTRYSRSSVREQATATVMSKGSYITIRNWTRWSNYSGGGYSISNSRPPSRRNPRETKTNTPRSRRSNSRKTPKSKKSNLSTAASDQSERSKSIASHASTSLSRSSSKRSLGRRSNESRKSGRKSVGLGGVLQISNYAMRSEPNLRGRKKSRALVVDEDISRSRPTSRPARVSVTRSALRSRKGNRTLSLPALPRSNANVTQKPRSRLSSRHKTEALPKIKPQSRQSTAKAPQPKKKNLKTVSMKPKEMENDVYGFDFTNRKKRIPRLSTRPAREATSFSSRASVVEPRRRPRKGDKNAKEPRPDADAMSTTSRRSQKTQRQIEQKKQAKRIPSTARSSAMSSSILSSQSRASMSTTSTAFVPRRSRSKQLRPLYIDDSGFLSDRCLSSKTSMRPPETPFSYHSSKTRRSVSLRSVVTEYSSYPSRAMSSRFSSRRGSEASLSLYTSSDEENTTIGPTATTVEQPKDDKRTRQGRKTPAPKQEKSAGRVRKSAGPSSKENVQEDSSGSDSKRLILPPISPTSSGKSSPYAASMRSMASSRKSELTQLLEEVKEKQRRKQRGEKEETAQQKERRERLFRINHPMPSFQEAYRDHGMSRFVKLARPKENKAVWMTSFWPINWGDQSMMWPVSKNALSYKGTPRLEELATPKKDYRLDHPDRIPTESYDFSCGRPSVILKVNPLAMKAEPSDRVVELAKPKQTIPEFEERVQRDNYVFSCGRSSPIWAVSLGAKTAEERERTMQLAQPKKPDARYRPCRDPIWPVAEAAKRGSPTPRVENLARPKTRPDGPFREPMWQVSSASRRAVASARVQELAKSKQLAEGYQPCRNVETPVPKSALRAIATDRTQSLSKPVVRETMDHVQFNPDAFRVSETALRGRVPDRVLELAQPFSRK from the exons ATGGAAAGAGGCGCTCGAACGAGACCGTTACCCCTGACAACTGAGAACTTGAAAAAGTTCGAAAAACAGTTCCAAAATGAAGACAGCGGTGCGGGTATTCGACGGAGGGTCCCGCAGAGAACGGCTGCTGACGGCCGCAGTGCTAAACGATCTACTGGATCCTGGCGAAGCCGCGGGAAAAAACAGGCTGAAAGAGGAGCGACCATCACAAAGATGTCCAACAGGGCTCCGACGCAACATCGGCGACGAAGCAGTAATGAATCGTTTTACCGGCCAGCCCGGGAATCGGTCAGGAGAAACCCCGAGGGAATGAGTAGAAATCCTAGTACGGTCCCTACCCCCCGTAAGCCGCCGGTACAATACATAAAGTACACGGAGGAGGACCTAGATGACTACATACCATATGAGGACCCTAAAAAGATGGCGGAGAAGGAGGCTGCCAAGAGGGCGATGGAGGAAGCCGGCAATAAGGTGGTGGAAGAAGACAGTGATGCTTACGTGACAAGTACTGCGCCTTCCACCCCCGTGACTCCCGCGCCACGGAAGAAGGCCTACAGTACGACGGACGGCTCCGTCCGCACTAGCAGCTCCGCAGATTCCGGTGATGATGATCTGGATGAGATATTAGGCGACGaggatgacgatgatgacgaggaggaggaggacgaGGACAAGGAGACGACAACACGTCTTGGAACAACAACTCCTGGAAACAAAAGTCAAATTTCCGAGAAAGGTAGACAATCTGGAAAAAGTCAATTGTCCAAGCAAAGTAGACTATCTGGAAAAAGCCAGATGTCCAAGAAAAGTAGAGCTTCTCGTACAAGTCAGATTTCCAGGCAAAGTAGTGTAGTAGAAAGCGTTAGCAGTATACCTACTATCGCTTCTGTACACGAAAGCGTTATAAGTGTGGACGAGAAACCACCTTCGGTCGCAAGCTCTGTTCCATCTTATGTCCTGAATAAAAATGAATTTGCAATGAAGAAATTCGCAAACGAACAAGAGAGAAAAAGAGCTAAGGCGGGTAGAAGTCTTACTCCTGAGAGTTCTATCTCTGCATTTAGCAATGGGACAAGGTACTCACGGTCAAGTGTGAGAGAGCAGGCCACTGCCACAGTCATGAGCAAAGGGTCTTACATTACCATCAGGAACTGGACAAGGTGGAGCAACTATAGCGGAGGCGGGTATAGCATCTCAAACAGTAGGCCACCAAGTAGAAGGAACCCAAGAGAAACTAAGACTAATACTCCACGGAGTAGGAGATCGAATTCTAGGAAGACACCGAAAAGCAAGAAATCCAATCTATCTACAGCTGCTTCTGATCAGTCAGAACGGTCCAAGTCCATTGCTTCTCATGCTAGTACTAGTTTAAGTCGAAGCTCAAGTAAGCGTAGCTTAGGCAGACGAAGCAATGAGTCGCGCAAAAGTGGACGAAAGAGTGTAGGGCTTGGAGGTGTGCTACAGATTAGTAATTACGCCATGAGGTCGGAGCCGAATCTTCGCGGGCGTAAGAAGTCTAGGGCTCTTGTGGTGGATGAGGACATATCGAGATCAAGGCCAACAAGTCGACCGGCTAGGGTAAGCGTGACAAGGAGCGCTCTTCGGTCACGCAAGGGTAACCGTACTCTATCACTCCCAGCTTTACCGAGAAGTAACGCTAATGTCACGCAAAAGCCGCGTAGTAGACTGTCAAGCCGACACAAAACCGAAGCTCTTCCAAAGATCAAGCCACAATCTAGGCAATCAACGGCAAAAGCACCACAACCGAAAAAGAAGAACTTAAAAACTGTGAGTATGAAACCAAAAGAGATGGAAAACGACGTTTATGGTTTCGATTTCACaaatagaaagaaaagaaTTCCTAGACTCAGTACAAGGCCTGCGCGAGAAGCGACAAGCTTTAGCTCTCGTGCCTCCGTCGTAGAGCCGAGAAGAAGGCCACGAAAAGGCGACAAGAACGCGAAAGAACCTCGACCGGACG CAGATGCGATGTCGACCACGTCGAGACGATCACAAAAGACCCAACGACAAATAGAGCAAAAGAAACAAGCAAAGAGAATCCCGTCTACTGCAAGGTCTAGCGCCATGTCCTCGTCAATATTATCCAGCCAATCACGGGCAAGCATGTCTACCACATCAACCGCCTTCGTCCCACGTAGAAGTAGAAGTAAGCAGCTGCGCCCGCTGTACATAGACGACTCAGGGTTTTTGAGCGACCGCTGTCTCTCAAGTAAGACAAGCATGCGTCCTCCTGAGACTCCATTCAGCTACCACAGCTCCAAGACGAGGCGAAGCGTGAGCCTGCGATCTGTGGTTACTGAGTACAGCAGTTATCCTAGTCGTGCCATGAGCAGTCGGTTTAGCAGCCGCAGGGGGTCTGAAGCCAGCTTGTCCTTATACACTAGCTCAG ATGAGGAAAATACAACCATTGGTCCAACAGCGACGACTGTTGAGCAGCCAAAGGACGATAAGAGAACTAGACAGGGACGGAAAACCCCCGCACCAAAACAAGAGAAGTCTGCTGGGCGAGTCAGAAAGAGCG CTGGACCCTCGAGCAAGGAGAATGTCCAAGAGGATAGCAGCGGCTCAGATTCCAAGAGACTCATACTGCCGCCTATCAGCCCTACCTCATCTGGGAAGTCATCTCCGTACGCTGCGTCCATGCGATCAATGGCCTCGTCACGGAAAAGTG AACTTACACAACTTCTAGAAGAAGTgaaagaaaagcagagaaGGAAGCAAAGAGGTGAAAAAGAAGAAACGGCGCAGCAAAAGGAGAGGAGAGAACGAC tgtttagAATTAACCACCCGATGCCAAGCTTCCAGGAGGCATACCGAGACCACGGAAT GTCGCGGTTCGTCAAGTTAGCCAGGCCAAAGGAGAACAAGGCAGTATGGATGACAAGTTTTTG GCCAATCAACTGGGGAGATCAGTCGATGATGTGGCCAGTCTCCAAAAATGCACTATCATATAAGGGCACGCCACGACTAGAGGAGCTCGCTACGCCCAAGAAAGACTATCGACTAGACCATCCTGATAGGATACCGAC GGAATCGTACGATTTCAGCTGTGGACGTCCGTCTGTAATTCTTAAAGTTAACCCACTCGCGATGAAAGCAGAGCCCAGTGACCGCGTTGTTGAGCTCGCAAAGCCGAAACAGACCATTCCAGAATTCGAGGAACGAGTCCAGAG GGATAACTACGTGTTCAGCTGCGGTCGCAGCTCTCCCATTTGGGCCGTGTCACTTGGCGCCAAAACGGCGGAGGAACGGGAACGAACCATGCAACTCGCGCAGCCCAAGAAACCGGATGCGCGATATCGTCCCTGCAGGGACCCCATATGGCCCGTTGCAGAAGCCGCGAAACGCGGATCACCTACTCCCCGTGTGGAAAATTTGGCGCGTCCCAAGACTCGTCCCGACGGACCTTTCCGAGAGCCTATGTGGCAAGTTTCGTCGGCTAGTCGGAGAGCCGTCGCGTCTGCCCGAGTACAAGAGCTTGCAAAGTCGAAACAGTTGGCAGAGGGATATCAGCCTTGCCGCAACGTGGAAACGCCTGTTCCGAAGAGCGCTTTGCGAGCTATAGCGACAGATCGCACGCAGAGTTTATCAAAGCCTGTGGTTCGAGAGACTATGGACCATGTTCAGTTTAATCCGGACGCTTTTAGAGTCAGTGAAACTGCGCTACGAGGAAGAGTCCCTGACCGAGTGCTGGAACTTGCGCAACCCTTCTCTAGAAAGTAA
- the LOC5519894 gene encoding uncharacterized protein LOC5519894 isoform X2, translating to MERGARTRPLPLTTENLKKFEKQFQNEDSGAGIRRRVPQRTAADGRSAKRSTGSWRSRGKKQAERGATITKMSNRAPTQHRRRSSNESFYRPARESVRRNPEGMSRNPSTVPTPRKPPVQYIKYTEEDLDDYIPYEDPKKMAEKEAAKRAMEEAGNKVVEEDSDAYVTSTAPSTPVTPAPRKKAYSTTDGSVRTSSSADSGDDDLDEILGDEDDDDDEEEEDEDKETTTRLGTTTPGNKSQISEKGRQSGKSQLSKQSRLSGKSQMSKKSRASRTSQISRQSSVVESVSSIPTIASVHESVISVDEKPPSVASSVPSYVLNKNEFAMKKFANEQERKRAKAGRSLTPESSISAFSNGTRYSRSSVREQATATVMSKGSYITIRNWTRWSNYSGGGYSISNSRPPSRRNPRETKTNTPRSRRSNSRKTPKSKKSNLSTAASDQSERSKSIASHASTSLSRSSSKRSLGRRSNESRKSGRKSVGLGGVLQISNYAMRSEPNLRGRKKSRALVVDEDISRSRPTSRPARVSVTRSALRSRKGNRTLSLPALPRSNANVTQKPRSRLSSRHKTEALPKIKPQSRQSTAKAPQPKKKNLKTVSMKPKEMENDVYGFDFTNRKKRIPRLSTRPAREATSFSSRASVVEPRRRPRKGDKNAKEPRPDDAMSTTSRRSQKTQRQIEQKKQAKRIPSTARSSAMSSSILSSQSRASMSTTSTAFVPRRSRSKQLRPLYIDDSGFLSDRCLSSKTSMRPPETPFSYHSSKTRRSVSLRSVVTEYSSYPSRAMSSRFSSRRGSEASLSLYTSSDEENTTIGPTATTVEQPKDDKRTRQGRKTPAPKQEKSAGRVRKSAGPSSKENVQEDSSGSDSKRLILPPISPTSSGKSSPYAASMRSMASSRKSELTQLLEEVKEKQRRKQRGEKEETAQQKERRERLFRINHPMPSFQEAYRDHGMSRFVKLARPKENKAVWMTSFWPINWGDQSMMWPVSKNALSYKGTPRLEELATPKKDYRLDHPDRIPTESYDFSCGRPSVILKVNPLAMKAEPSDRVVELAKPKQTIPEFEERVQRDNYVFSCGRSSPIWAVSLGAKTAEERERTMQLAQPKKPDARYRPCRDPIWPVAEAAKRGSPTPRVENLARPKTRPDGPFREPMWQVSSASRRAVASARVQELAKSKQLAEGYQPCRNVETPVPKSALRAIATDRTQSLSKPVVRETMDHVQFNPDAFRVSETALRGRVPDRVLELAQPFSRK from the exons ATGGAAAGAGGCGCTCGAACGAGACCGTTACCCCTGACAACTGAGAACTTGAAAAAGTTCGAAAAACAGTTCCAAAATGAAGACAGCGGTGCGGGTATTCGACGGAGGGTCCCGCAGAGAACGGCTGCTGACGGCCGCAGTGCTAAACGATCTACTGGATCCTGGCGAAGCCGCGGGAAAAAACAGGCTGAAAGAGGAGCGACCATCACAAAGATGTCCAACAGGGCTCCGACGCAACATCGGCGACGAAGCAGTAATGAATCGTTTTACCGGCCAGCCCGGGAATCGGTCAGGAGAAACCCCGAGGGAATGAGTAGAAATCCTAGTACGGTCCCTACCCCCCGTAAGCCGCCGGTACAATACATAAAGTACACGGAGGAGGACCTAGATGACTACATACCATATGAGGACCCTAAAAAGATGGCGGAGAAGGAGGCTGCCAAGAGGGCGATGGAGGAAGCCGGCAATAAGGTGGTGGAAGAAGACAGTGATGCTTACGTGACAAGTACTGCGCCTTCCACCCCCGTGACTCCCGCGCCACGGAAGAAGGCCTACAGTACGACGGACGGCTCCGTCCGCACTAGCAGCTCCGCAGATTCCGGTGATGATGATCTGGATGAGATATTAGGCGACGaggatgacgatgatgacgaggaggaggaggacgaGGACAAGGAGACGACAACACGTCTTGGAACAACAACTCCTGGAAACAAAAGTCAAATTTCCGAGAAAGGTAGACAATCTGGAAAAAGTCAATTGTCCAAGCAAAGTAGACTATCTGGAAAAAGCCAGATGTCCAAGAAAAGTAGAGCTTCTCGTACAAGTCAGATTTCCAGGCAAAGTAGTGTAGTAGAAAGCGTTAGCAGTATACCTACTATCGCTTCTGTACACGAAAGCGTTATAAGTGTGGACGAGAAACCACCTTCGGTCGCAAGCTCTGTTCCATCTTATGTCCTGAATAAAAATGAATTTGCAATGAAGAAATTCGCAAACGAACAAGAGAGAAAAAGAGCTAAGGCGGGTAGAAGTCTTACTCCTGAGAGTTCTATCTCTGCATTTAGCAATGGGACAAGGTACTCACGGTCAAGTGTGAGAGAGCAGGCCACTGCCACAGTCATGAGCAAAGGGTCTTACATTACCATCAGGAACTGGACAAGGTGGAGCAACTATAGCGGAGGCGGGTATAGCATCTCAAACAGTAGGCCACCAAGTAGAAGGAACCCAAGAGAAACTAAGACTAATACTCCACGGAGTAGGAGATCGAATTCTAGGAAGACACCGAAAAGCAAGAAATCCAATCTATCTACAGCTGCTTCTGATCAGTCAGAACGGTCCAAGTCCATTGCTTCTCATGCTAGTACTAGTTTAAGTCGAAGCTCAAGTAAGCGTAGCTTAGGCAGACGAAGCAATGAGTCGCGCAAAAGTGGACGAAAGAGTGTAGGGCTTGGAGGTGTGCTACAGATTAGTAATTACGCCATGAGGTCGGAGCCGAATCTTCGCGGGCGTAAGAAGTCTAGGGCTCTTGTGGTGGATGAGGACATATCGAGATCAAGGCCAACAAGTCGACCGGCTAGGGTAAGCGTGACAAGGAGCGCTCTTCGGTCACGCAAGGGTAACCGTACTCTATCACTCCCAGCTTTACCGAGAAGTAACGCTAATGTCACGCAAAAGCCGCGTAGTAGACTGTCAAGCCGACACAAAACCGAAGCTCTTCCAAAGATCAAGCCACAATCTAGGCAATCAACGGCAAAAGCACCACAACCGAAAAAGAAGAACTTAAAAACTGTGAGTATGAAACCAAAAGAGATGGAAAACGACGTTTATGGTTTCGATTTCACaaatagaaagaaaagaaTTCCTAGACTCAGTACAAGGCCTGCGCGAGAAGCGACAAGCTTTAGCTCTCGTGCCTCCGTCGTAGAGCCGAGAAGAAGGCCACGAAAAGGCGACAAGAACGCGAAAGAACCTCGACCGGACG ATGCGATGTCGACCACGTCGAGACGATCACAAAAGACCCAACGACAAATAGAGCAAAAGAAACAAGCAAAGAGAATCCCGTCTACTGCAAGGTCTAGCGCCATGTCCTCGTCAATATTATCCAGCCAATCACGGGCAAGCATGTCTACCACATCAACCGCCTTCGTCCCACGTAGAAGTAGAAGTAAGCAGCTGCGCCCGCTGTACATAGACGACTCAGGGTTTTTGAGCGACCGCTGTCTCTCAAGTAAGACAAGCATGCGTCCTCCTGAGACTCCATTCAGCTACCACAGCTCCAAGACGAGGCGAAGCGTGAGCCTGCGATCTGTGGTTACTGAGTACAGCAGTTATCCTAGTCGTGCCATGAGCAGTCGGTTTAGCAGCCGCAGGGGGTCTGAAGCCAGCTTGTCCTTATACACTAGCTCAG ATGAGGAAAATACAACCATTGGTCCAACAGCGACGACTGTTGAGCAGCCAAAGGACGATAAGAGAACTAGACAGGGACGGAAAACCCCCGCACCAAAACAAGAGAAGTCTGCTGGGCGAGTCAGAAAGAGCG CTGGACCCTCGAGCAAGGAGAATGTCCAAGAGGATAGCAGCGGCTCAGATTCCAAGAGACTCATACTGCCGCCTATCAGCCCTACCTCATCTGGGAAGTCATCTCCGTACGCTGCGTCCATGCGATCAATGGCCTCGTCACGGAAAAGTG AACTTACACAACTTCTAGAAGAAGTgaaagaaaagcagagaaGGAAGCAAAGAGGTGAAAAAGAAGAAACGGCGCAGCAAAAGGAGAGGAGAGAACGAC tgtttagAATTAACCACCCGATGCCAAGCTTCCAGGAGGCATACCGAGACCACGGAAT GTCGCGGTTCGTCAAGTTAGCCAGGCCAAAGGAGAACAAGGCAGTATGGATGACAAGTTTTTG GCCAATCAACTGGGGAGATCAGTCGATGATGTGGCCAGTCTCCAAAAATGCACTATCATATAAGGGCACGCCACGACTAGAGGAGCTCGCTACGCCCAAGAAAGACTATCGACTAGACCATCCTGATAGGATACCGAC GGAATCGTACGATTTCAGCTGTGGACGTCCGTCTGTAATTCTTAAAGTTAACCCACTCGCGATGAAAGCAGAGCCCAGTGACCGCGTTGTTGAGCTCGCAAAGCCGAAACAGACCATTCCAGAATTCGAGGAACGAGTCCAGAG GGATAACTACGTGTTCAGCTGCGGTCGCAGCTCTCCCATTTGGGCCGTGTCACTTGGCGCCAAAACGGCGGAGGAACGGGAACGAACCATGCAACTCGCGCAGCCCAAGAAACCGGATGCGCGATATCGTCCCTGCAGGGACCCCATATGGCCCGTTGCAGAAGCCGCGAAACGCGGATCACCTACTCCCCGTGTGGAAAATTTGGCGCGTCCCAAGACTCGTCCCGACGGACCTTTCCGAGAGCCTATGTGGCAAGTTTCGTCGGCTAGTCGGAGAGCCGTCGCGTCTGCCCGAGTACAAGAGCTTGCAAAGTCGAAACAGTTGGCAGAGGGATATCAGCCTTGCCGCAACGTGGAAACGCCTGTTCCGAAGAGCGCTTTGCGAGCTATAGCGACAGATCGCACGCAGAGTTTATCAAAGCCTGTGGTTCGAGAGACTATGGACCATGTTCAGTTTAATCCGGACGCTTTTAGAGTCAGTGAAACTGCGCTACGAGGAAGAGTCCCTGACCGAGTGCTGGAACTTGCGCAACCCTTCTCTAGAAAGTAA